In Chryseobacterium oryzae, the genomic stretch CATTTCTGAAATCGAGTGGGCTAGACTTGATAAAGTTCCTTACAAAGAAGGTGACGAGGTTGAGGTTAAATTTATGGGTTATGATGACCGTAAGAAAATGAAACTTTCAAGAAAAGTTTTGTTGCCAAGACCGCCAAGACCAGAGAAAAAAGAAGGTGAACAAAGAGGTCCAAGACCGGAAGGAAAACCAAATACTGAAGGAAAAGATAAGCCGGAACAACAAGCTTAATATTTTCTTTAAATATATTAATCCCTCGAATTTTCGGGGGATTTTTTGTTAGATTCTGGAAATTTTATTTGAGTATAAAAGACTTCTTTCATCCGAATTTTAAAGAAGCTGCTGTCTTGTATATTCATTATAAAATTCAAAAATATTAAGAGCTTTCTGACACGAAACATAAGTTATTGAAAACTAAAATATTAACACAACATCTATTTACAATAATATTTGTTGTATATTTGCAGAAGCAATTAATAGAAAGGTTTTCAGCTTTTACATCCAAGTAAAGTTCAAAATAATTATTTTTCTCTCAGTTTCACATTTCAGATGCCTCCGTTTATCATTAAAATACTTGTGCGGGCAATCTTTTATCCATTACTGAAAAACAATAGTCTACCTTTCGGATTTAATCGGAAAATGTTTTTGGGTAGAGCAGGTAGACTTCAAAGAGGAGTTTTATCTTTAACAACAGCACGTAACAAATAAATTTTTACATATATATGGCGGATTCTTTCTCTAAAAAAGAAAATTTTAAGAAAAAATTACAGAAAGCAAAAGAAAAAGCTCAGAAAAGAGAAGAGCGTAAAACAAGCAACAATAAAGGCAAAAGCCTTGATGACATGATTATGTATGTGGATGCAAACGGTCAGCTAACCAGCACTCCACCAGACAAGAATAATGATGAGGATTTCGACATCAACAACATTCAGCTTGGAGCAGCTCCTATTGAGGCTGAAGAAACAGTTAAAACAGGAATTGTAACATTTTTTAGCGAAAAAGGTTATGGTTTTATTACAGAAGACGGTTCTAAGGAAAATGTATTTTTCCACAGCAATAACTGCATGGAACCTATTAAAAAAGGAAACAAAGTTTCTTTTGAAAAAGAAAAATCTCCTAAAGGCTTCGTTGCCGTTGAGATTAGAATGGTGAAATAATATTTGAA encodes the following:
- a CDS encoding cold-shock protein codes for the protein MADSFSKKENFKKKLQKAKEKAQKREERKTSNNKGKSLDDMIMYVDANGQLTSTPPDKNNDEDFDINNIQLGAAPIEAEETVKTGIVTFFSEKGYGFITEDGSKENVFFHSNNCMEPIKKGNKVSFEKEKSPKGFVAVEIRMVK